In Brienomyrus brachyistius isolate T26 chromosome 19, BBRACH_0.4, whole genome shotgun sequence, one DNA window encodes the following:
- the LOC125715230 gene encoding dnaJ homolog subfamily C member 27 isoform X1, with translation METNLQKRRESKKSLRVKVISLGNAEVGKSCIIKRYCEKRFVSKYLATIGIDYGVTKVQVRDREMKVNIFDMAGHPFFYEVRNEFYKDSQGVILVYDVGLKESFDALDSWLVEMKQEMGSHTNMESIVFVVCANKVDLTKRRVVDESEGRLWAESRGFQYFETSAQSGEGISEMFQAFFSSITDMCENGGRRPATGLSAGFTREQADTIRRIRSSKDSWDMLGVKPGATREEVNKAYRKLAVLLHPDKCVAPGSEDAFKAVVNARTSLLKSIK, from the exons ATGGAGACAAATTTGCAGAAGAGGCGCGAGAGTAAGAAATCGTTGCGGGTGAAAGTGATCAGCTTGGGAAACGCAGAAGTGGGTAAG AGCTGTATCATTAAACGATACTGTGAGAAAAGGTTTGTCTCCAAATATCTGGCCACTATTGGAATTGACTATGGCGTTACAAA GGTTCAAGTACGGGATAGAGAGATGAAAGTGAATATTTTTGACATGGCGGGACACCCATTTTTTTATGAG GTGAGGAACGAGTTTTACAAAGACTCTCAAGGGGTGATCCTGGTGTATGACGTGGGTCTGAAGGAGAGCTTTGATGCTCTGGACAGCTGGCTGGTGGAGATGAAACAGGAGATGGGCTCCCACACCAACATGGAGAGCATCGTCTTCGTTGTGTGTGCCAACAAG GTGGATCTGACGAAGCGGCGAGTGGTGGACGAGAGTGAGGGTCGACTTTGGGCAGAGAGTCGCGGTTTTCAGTACTTTGAGACGTCCGCACAGAGTGGAGAGGGCATCAGCGAGATGTTCCAG GCATTCTTCTCCTCCATCACGGACATGTGCGAGAATGGGGGCCGGCGGCCGGCCACGGGCCTTAGCGCTGGCTTCACGCGTGAGCAGGCGGACACCATCCGCCGGATCCGCAGCAGCAAGGACAGCTGGGACATGCTGGGGGTGAAACCGGGGGCCACCAG GGAGGAAGTGAACAAGGCGTACAGGAAGCTGGCCGTGCTGCTGCACCCGGACAAATGCGTGGCGCCGGGCAGCGAAGATGCCTTCAAAGCTGTGGTGAACGCCCGCACCTCCCTGCTCAAAAGCATCAAATAG
- the LOC125715230 gene encoding dnaJ homolog subfamily C member 27 isoform X2, giving the protein METNLQKRRESKKSLRVKVISLGNAEVGKSCIIKRYCEKRFVSKYLATIGIDYGVTKVQVRDREMKVNIFDMAGHPFFYEVRNEFYKDSQGVILVYDVGLKESFDALDSWLVEMKQEMGSHTNMESIVFVVCANKVDLTKRRVVDESEGRLWAESRGFQYFETSAQSGEGISEMFQAAQVQHSYEKQSQERGHVLTILKFI; this is encoded by the exons ATGGAGACAAATTTGCAGAAGAGGCGCGAGAGTAAGAAATCGTTGCGGGTGAAAGTGATCAGCTTGGGAAACGCAGAAGTGGGTAAG AGCTGTATCATTAAACGATACTGTGAGAAAAGGTTTGTCTCCAAATATCTGGCCACTATTGGAATTGACTATGGCGTTACAAA GGTTCAAGTACGGGATAGAGAGATGAAAGTGAATATTTTTGACATGGCGGGACACCCATTTTTTTATGAG GTGAGGAACGAGTTTTACAAAGACTCTCAAGGGGTGATCCTGGTGTATGACGTGGGTCTGAAGGAGAGCTTTGATGCTCTGGACAGCTGGCTGGTGGAGATGAAACAGGAGATGGGCTCCCACACCAACATGGAGAGCATCGTCTTCGTTGTGTGTGCCAACAAG GTGGATCTGACGAAGCGGCGAGTGGTGGACGAGAGTGAGGGTCGACTTTGGGCAGAGAGTCGCGGTTTTCAGTACTTTGAGACGTCCGCACAGAGTGGAGAGGGCATCAGCGAGATGTTCCAG GCAGCACAAGTGCAGCACTCCTATGAAAAGCAAAGCCAAGAACGGGGTCATGTCCTCACAATTTTGAAGttcatttaa